The Methanoculleus marisnigri JR1 genome window below encodes:
- a CDS encoding pyrroline-5-carboxylate reductase family protein, whose translation MDCIGVIGYGHMGSMLVDGFLSSGVLGVDEVVVTSRRQESRDACAAAWPGIGIAATNSELARQCRTIILAVRPQEVKDVLHEIFPAMDGDEHIVSLAAGVGLTELEGLFSGSVTRAIPTITSTIGQGTTLVCHGRQVGMHDALRIEGLFSSIGNVMLVGEEELPAATILSSCGPGLLAAVIEELAGAAAHASSLSGDRALELATETAAATAAYLRETGETPGDLVGRVATGGGVTEVGVKGIRERLPEVFDEAVAAMLERYGAVGK comes from the coding sequence ATGGATTGTATAGGGGTTATCGGCTACGGACACATGGGCAGCATGCTGGTGGATGGGTTTCTCTCGTCCGGCGTGCTCGGCGTCGATGAGGTCGTGGTAACGTCCAGGAGGCAGGAGAGCCGGGATGCATGCGCCGCAGCATGGCCGGGCATCGGCATCGCCGCAACAAACAGTGAACTCGCACGACAGTGCCGCACGATCATCCTCGCCGTCAGGCCGCAGGAGGTGAAAGACGTCCTCCATGAGATTTTTCCGGCAATGGACGGCGACGAGCATATCGTCTCGCTTGCCGCAGGCGTCGGCCTCACGGAGCTTGAGGGGCTGTTTTCAGGTTCGGTCACCCGGGCCATTCCCACGATCACCTCAACGATCGGACAGGGGACGACGCTCGTCTGCCACGGGCGGCAGGTGGGCATGCACGACGCTCTCCGGATTGAGGGACTCTTCTCGTCCATCGGGAACGTGATGCTTGTCGGGGAGGAAGAACTCCCGGCGGCCACCATACTCTCGAGCTGCGGGCCGGGGCTGCTCGCCGCAGTCATCGAGGAACTGGCGGGCGCGGCTGCCCATGCGAGCAGTCTTTCGGGGGATCGGGCGCTTGAACTCGCAACGGAGACGGCTGCGGCTACGGCCGCCTACCTCCGGGAGACCGGCGAGACCCCCGGCGACCTGGTCGGGCGGGTCGCGACCGGCGGCGGCGTCACGGAGGTTGGGGTGAAAGGGATCCGGGAACGGCTGCCGGAAGTCTTCGACGAGGCGGTCGCCGCCATGCTGGAGCGCTACGGTGCGGTGGGGAAGTGA
- a CDS encoding type I 3-dehydroquinate dehydratase encodes MKIVVSVENAAAINEVAEYNPTFIEIRLDRMEGDLQDQVRAIREKTDIPLIATLRSRDEGGRFVGDADLWARIVGPIARYVDIVDVEARYRDHAPFIKSQGVQILASLHTNEMPTVPELGRIDEMLRSYGDIPKIVVRPKTREDLFELVLFTHQAQKPICTSIMGAEFRYARAILPLFGSEFTFSHAGAPTAEGQYHIREMRQLADLLK; translated from the coding sequence ATGAAGATCGTCGTCTCTGTGGAGAATGCCGCCGCTATCAACGAAGTGGCGGAGTACAACCCGACGTTCATCGAGATCAGGCTCGATCGGATGGAGGGGGATCTGCAGGATCAGGTTCGTGCCATCCGGGAGAAGACCGATATCCCGCTGATTGCCACGCTCAGGAGCAGGGACGAGGGAGGCCGGTTTGTCGGCGATGCGGATCTCTGGGCCCGGATCGTCGGGCCGATAGCACGATACGTCGATATCGTGGACGTGGAAGCACGGTACCGGGATCACGCGCCGTTCATCAAGAGCCAGGGAGTCCAGATTCTTGCATCGCTCCACACGAACGAGATGCCCACCGTGCCCGAGCTCGGGAGGATCGACGAGATGCTCCGGTCATACGGCGATATCCCGAAGATCGTCGTGCGGCCTAAAACCCGGGAAGACCTCTTCGAACTCGTCCTCTTCACCCACCAGGCCCAGAAACCGATCTGCACGAGCATCATGGGCGCCGAGTTCCGCTACGCCCGCGCAATCCTGCCCCTCTTCGGGTCGGAGTTCACGTTCAGCCATGCCGGCGCCCCGACGGCCGAAGGGCAGTACCACATACGGGAGATGCGGCAA